The proteins below are encoded in one region of Nitrospira sp.:
- a CDS encoding membrane protein, producing MTDDDRGKGAVEIVALLFKTILLRPYVFAFLAAFLLCSWRLLGWTRTWLFFFNTWLTALLCELSSTRNGFPFGWYFYNGSTEGEELYLWNVPVMDPLSFPFLLFASYCLALWFLLPAHASPSSDGSAGVPALRFDSPTRRSWRVIGLTAFFFALIDVVIDPVALRGDRWFLGKIYFYPESGIHFGVPLSNYLGWAVVALISLAVYRVIDAQLPAAATFSTASLQTTGNVLLGCGLYYGVLVFNLAVTFWIGEGLLGTTGLLMYLPITVLAILRFHGRLAPVIVDR from the coding sequence ATGACAGATGACGACCGTGGCAAAGGCGCTGTGGAAATAGTCGCCCTCCTCTTCAAAACGATCCTGCTCCGTCCCTACGTCTTCGCCTTTCTCGCGGCGTTTCTATTGTGCTCGTGGCGGCTGTTGGGGTGGACGAGAACGTGGTTGTTCTTCTTCAATACATGGCTCACCGCCTTGCTGTGCGAGCTGTCGTCGACGCGCAACGGCTTTCCGTTCGGCTGGTACTTCTATAACGGCTCGACGGAAGGGGAGGAACTGTATCTCTGGAACGTCCCGGTCATGGACCCATTGTCGTTTCCCTTCCTGTTGTTTGCCAGCTATTGCCTGGCGCTCTGGTTTCTCTTGCCGGCCCACGCGAGCCCATCGAGTGATGGCAGCGCCGGCGTGCCTGCACTCAGGTTCGATTCGCCGACTCGCCGCTCATGGCGGGTCATTGGACTGACGGCATTCTTCTTTGCGTTGATCGACGTCGTCATTGACCCAGTCGCCCTTCGAGGCGATCGATGGTTCCTGGGCAAGATCTACTTCTATCCCGAGAGCGGCATTCACTTCGGTGTACCACTTTCAAACTACCTCGGGTGGGCCGTCGTCGCATTGATCTCGCTCGCCGTGTATCGTGTCATCGACGCTCAGTTGCCCGCCGCCGCCACATTCTCGACGGCTTCTCTGCAGACCACCGGCAACGTGCTGCTCGGCTGCGGCCTGTACTATGGTGTGCTGGTGTTCAACCTCGCGGTGACCTTTTGGATCGGAGAAGGGCTCCTCGGCACAACAGGCCTCTTGATGTATCTCCCCATCACCGTCCTGGCTATCCTCCGCTTCCACGGCCGGCTCGCGCCCGTCATCGTGGACCGGTAA
- the hpnA gene encoding dihydroflavonol-4-reductase, with the protein MTTLVTGATGFVGGAVARALVAAGQDVRVLARSGSDLRNIQELPVMPVQGDLRDKASLIRALKGCQRLYHVAAHYALWANNPSIFYDINVAGTRNLLEAAGEVGIERTIYTSTIGAIGLPPEGGPGTETTPVSLEQMAGDYKRSKFLAEQEVHRLATQGLPVVIVNPSAPVGAGDIKPTPTGQMIVDFMKGRMPAYIETGMNLIDVDDVAAGHLLAMERGRQGERYILGNKNLMLRDIFALLSHITGVPAPTIKLPRLAILPLAYANKWIADFVTHRPPRIPLEGVKMAKYTMHYDCSKAVRELGLPQPPVEIALEKAVRWFREHSYA; encoded by the coding sequence ATGACCACCCTCGTCACAGGCGCCACCGGCTTCGTCGGGGGGGCCGTGGCCCGCGCACTGGTCGCGGCCGGCCAAGACGTCCGCGTGCTCGCCCGCTCCGGTAGCGATCTTCGCAATATTCAGGAATTGCCCGTCATGCCGGTGCAGGGAGATTTACGGGACAAGGCGTCCCTCATCCGGGCCTTGAAGGGCTGCCAACGACTCTATCACGTCGCCGCACATTACGCCCTATGGGCCAACAATCCATCGATCTTTTATGACATCAATGTGGCCGGAACCCGCAATTTGCTCGAGGCCGCCGGAGAGGTGGGCATCGAGCGCACCATCTATACCAGCACCATTGGGGCTATCGGCCTGCCCCCGGAGGGAGGGCCCGGTACGGAAACAACACCAGTGTCGTTGGAACAGATGGCCGGCGATTACAAACGATCGAAATTTCTGGCCGAGCAGGAAGTGCACCGGCTCGCGACGCAGGGACTCCCGGTCGTCATCGTGAATCCCAGTGCGCCCGTCGGGGCCGGTGACATCAAGCCCACCCCGACCGGGCAGATGATCGTCGATTTCATGAAAGGCCGCATGCCGGCCTACATCGAAACCGGGATGAATCTCATCGACGTGGACGACGTGGCGGCGGGGCATCTCCTTGCGATGGAGCGAGGGCGGCAAGGCGAGCGCTACATCCTCGGCAACAAAAATCTCATGCTGCGGGACATCTTCGCGCTATTGAGCCACATCACAGGGGTGCCGGCACCCACGATCAAACTTCCGCGATTGGCCATTCTCCCTCTGGCCTATGCGAACAAGTGGATCGCCGACTTCGTGACGCATCGGCCTCCACGCATTCCGCTCGAAGGCGTGAAGATGGCGAAATACACGATGCACTACGATTGCTCGAAAGCCGTCCGTGAGCTCGGCCTGCCCCAACCGCCGGTGGAGATCGCGCTGGAAAAGGCTGTGCGGTGGTTCCGTGAGCATAGCTATGCGTAA
- a CDS encoding farnesyl-diphosphate synthase has protein sequence MSIDIRRYLEGKREAIDRYLDRVLPVATTSPTTLHESIRYSVSAGGKRVRPILTIAAAEALGFDSPGIMPIAASLELIHTYSLIHDDLPAMDNDDFRRGKPTNHKVYGEAIAILAGDALLTLAFELCTSPQDCDGILDARRVQLIRELAIGSGHAGMVGGQVLDIQAENQDIDLATLQTIHKHKTGMLIRAAVRMGAIAGGATATQLKDVTGYAEDIGLAFQIADDVLNVTGTREELGKNPNTDAERGKKTYPTFFGVDGARRLANECVDRAIGRLSSFGAKADPLRDIARYITARKN, from the coding sequence ATGTCCATCGACATCCGCCGCTATCTCGAGGGAAAACGAGAAGCCATCGACCGTTACCTGGACCGCGTCTTGCCGGTCGCGACGACGTCGCCGACTACGCTGCACGAGTCGATTCGGTACAGTGTGTCCGCCGGTGGCAAACGCGTGCGGCCCATTCTCACGATCGCCGCCGCGGAGGCGTTGGGCTTCGATTCACCGGGCATCATGCCGATCGCCGCCTCGCTCGAACTGATCCATACCTATTCGTTGATCCATGATGACCTGCCCGCCATGGACAACGACGACTTTCGCCGGGGGAAGCCGACCAATCACAAGGTCTATGGCGAGGCCATCGCGATCCTGGCGGGCGATGCGCTGCTGACGTTGGCCTTTGAACTCTGTACGAGCCCGCAAGACTGTGATGGGATCCTCGATGCCCGTCGAGTCCAGCTGATTCGAGAGCTTGCCATCGGGTCCGGGCACGCCGGCATGGTTGGCGGACAGGTGTTGGACATTCAGGCCGAAAACCAGGACATCGATCTGGCGACGCTCCAGACCATTCACAAGCACAAGACCGGGATGTTGATCCGCGCCGCGGTCCGGATGGGGGCGATCGCGGGAGGAGCAACGGCGACGCAGTTGAAAGATGTGACCGGATACGCGGAAGACATCGGGCTTGCGTTTCAAATCGCCGACGATGTGCTCAACGTCACGGGCACCCGCGAAGAATTGGGGAAGAACCCCAATACGGATGCCGAGCGTGGGAAGAAAACCTATCCAACATTCTTCGGGGTCGACGGAGCTCGACGGCTGGCCAACGAATGCGTGGATCGTGCGATCGGTCGCCTCTCATCCTTCGGCGCAAAGGCCGATCCGTTGCGCGACATCGCCCGCTACATCACCGCCCGCAAGAACTAG